One window of Watersipora subatra chromosome 3, tzWatSuba1.1, whole genome shotgun sequence genomic DNA carries:
- the LOC137391979 gene encoding uncharacterized protein: MLSSSLTNFYYEIKVILCYGHQAAVIDHWQVDCLDNLHFLEMYVLFTSTNSMISYSHEVRLMMSSRSLHFIRLEQVSTAAVWIYLYRVLVHSIKITQSGCEIL; encoded by the exons ATGTTGAGCTCATCTTTGACCAATTTTTATTACGAGATTAAG GTGATTTTATGTTATGGACATCAGGCTGCTGTGATTGACCATTGGCAAGTAGACTGTCTTGACAATCTTCATTTTCTCGAAATGT atgTGTTGTTCACTTCTACCAACTCTATGATTAGCTACAGTCATGAGGTCAGATTAATGATGTCATCGAGGTCACTCCATTTCATCAG GTTGGAGCAAGTATCCACCGCAGCTGTGTGGATCTACTTGTACA gAGTGTTGGTTCATTCCATCAAGATAACGCAGAGTGGATGTGAAATCTTATGA
- the LOC137391978 gene encoding proliferation-associated protein 2G4-like, with amino-acid sequence MAEREEEEQTIAQDVVVTKYKMVAEIVNRVIKEVADKCISGAKVLDLCVFGDEKLSDGTSKIYRKDKEVKKGIAFPTSISVNNCVCHYSPLKTESDAVLKDGDLVKIDLGAHLDGFIAVVAHSLVVGASASNKVTGRNADAILAAHHAAEAALRLLKGGNENYLVTDTIQKVVEEFSCKPVEGMLSHQLQQHRIDGEKAIILNPSDAQRKDHPKCEFDVHEVYAVDILVSSGEGKAKERDTRTTIYKRKPDLIYQLKMKASRAFLSEAENNFNTMPFTLRAFADESKAKMGVVECVKHTVVEPFPVLFEKEGEVVAQLKFTVLMMPNGPMKITGLPMDLSLFESEHKIEDEELKTLLAQPISSKSNRRKNKKKSGEAQAEVAAAAAES; translated from the exons ATGGCGGAGCGGGAAGAAGAAGAACAAACTATTGCTCAAGATGTAGTCGTAACGAAGTACAAAATGGTTGCAGAGATTGTCAATA GAGTCATAAAGGAGGTTGCTGATAAATGCATTAGTGGGGCAAAAGTGTTAGATTTGTGTGTTTTTGGTGATGAAAAACTGTCTGATGGGACTAGCAAGATTTACCGCAAAGATAAAGAAGTTAAAAAAG GCATTGCATTCCCCACCAGTATATCTGTTAACAACTGTGTCTGCCATTATTCACCTCTGAAGACAGAGTCGGATGCTGTTCTCAAAGACGGGGATCTTGTTAAAAT TGATTTGGGAGCTCATCTCGATGGATTCATTGCGGTTGTTGCTCATTCACTGGTTGTCGGAGCTAGTGCATCTAACAAAGTGACAGGTAGGAATGCGGATGCCATTTTGGCAGCTCATCATGCAGCTGAAGCTGCTCTTAGGCTACTCAAGGGAGGCAATGAAAATTACCTT GTTACAGATACTATACAGAAGGTTGTCGAAGAGTTTAGCTGTAAACCAGTTGAAGGAATGCTTTCTCACCAGTTGCAACAGCACAGGATCGATGGAGAAAAAGCCATTATCTTGAACCCATCAGATGCGCAAAG AAAAGATCATCCAAAATGTGAATTTGATGTTCACGAAGTGTATGCAGTGGATATTTTGGTGAGCTCTGGTGAAGGGAAGGCCAAGGAAAGGGACACTCGTACTACAATATATAAAAGAAAACCAGATCTGATATATCAGCTCAAGATGAAAGCATCCAGAG CGTTTCTCAGTGAAGcagaaaataattttaacacAATGCCTTTCACTTTGAG GGCATTCGCTGATGAGTCCAAAGCCAAGATGGGTGTAGTCGAATGTGTTAAACATACAGTTGTTGAACCATTTCCTGTTCTATTTGAAAAGGAAG GTGAGGTTGTAGCACAGTTAAAATTCACTGTTCTTATGATGCCTAATGGTCCGATGAAGATTACAGGACTACCAATGGACTTGTCACTCTTTGAAAGTGAACATAAAATCGAGGATGAAGAACTAAAG ACACTCTTGGCACAGCCTATTAGCTCCAAGTCGAATAGACGAAAGAATAAAAAGAAATCGGGAGAGGCTCAAGCTGAAGTGGCTGCCGCCGCTGCCGAGTCTTAA